The following DNA comes from Gemella massiliensis.
GATTCATTTTTTTACCGAAGGGTTGGTTCCTATTACAACAATTACTTTTAAATATGACGGCAGCAATATCGAAAGTTTGTTTATATTTATAGAATAAAAGAAATAATTTAGGAGATTGTGTTATGTTATTTTTTTACAATAAAAAAATGTTAGGTGAAACGCTATTAATCACTATTAAAAATGAAGACAGAGTTACTTTTGAAAATAAAAAGAATATTACACTGATTAGAGATAAGGATAATATCCTTGTCGGTTTAAATATTTTTAACGTTGAAAATTTAAAATTATCCGGAGAAGGAAGTATTGATCTTACTGACGAACAAAAAGAAAAACTTCAAGCTAGCCTTGAAAAAAACGGTATTAAAATTGATTCGGAAGGAAATAATGATGATTATTTTGTCGTTGGAGAGGTTCTTACAAAAGAAAAACATCCCGACGCCGATAAATTATCAGTAACTACGGTAAAAGTTTCAGATACTGAAGTATTGCAAATTGTCTGTGGTGCACCTAATGTTGATGTGGGACAAAAAGTTGTAGTTTCCCTAATCGGTGCTATGTTACCGAGCGGATTATTGATTAAAAAATCTAAACTTCGTGGTGTCGAATCTGACGGTATGCTTTGTTCTCGTAGGGAATTGGGACTTTCTTATGAAGAAGGGGTAAAAGGTATCTTAATTTTGGATAAAAATACGGAAGTAGGAACTCGTTTTAAGGACTTAAATCTAAAATAAAACTGTAGATAAGGAGGAGCAATATTATGGTAAACTGGAAAAAATGGTTTTCAGAAGAAGATGAAGACACTGTTTTTGAAGAAAAAAAGGTAAAAGAGGATAACGAATTTGATATAGAGTTTGCTGATGACGAGGGAGAAATTTTTTCTAAAAATTACGATACATCATCTGACAAAGACGCCGGTGAAGATGATCTTTATTTAGAAGATTATGAAGTTTTAGAAGATAATGAAGATGGCCATATTCGTGCTGAGAAGAAAGTCGGTTTTTTTGATAAATTAAAAAATCTATTCAGTACAAAAGATCAGGTCGGTTATGATGATGAAGATGAAACTTTACTAGAAGAATTTGACGATATTAAAAAAGACGAAAAGACGGAAGATTATAAAACTTATTTAGAACGTCAGAAAAAAGAAACTACGCAATCGGATAATGATATACAGACCGAAGAAGATGACGTTCAAGAACAAGGCGGCTTTTTAAACAGTTTGAAAAAGTTAAAGGATAAACTTTTTGCTGTTTCTGATAAAGATATTGAAAAAGAAGAGTTGGATACTATCCTTGATGATTTTGAAGAAGAAAATAATAAAGCGAAAGATGTAGAACAGGAAACTTTCGAAGAAGAATTTGAAACAGTCCAAAAAGACGTTGATAATAGCGAAGTAATACCGGAACATTTCAATGAATCTGAAAAAACAGATACTCAAAATTTAAACTCGACATTGAGAAAACTTGGAGTTGATGATGTTGAAATAAAAGATGTTGATATTTTTGCTGATAAAACTGAAAGAAGAACACATCCTACACTTGCAGCTGTGAGAACTAAACGACTTAAACAAGATCATCAAATGGATAATTTAAGTAACGATTTGATTCTTGAAAAAGACAGCAAAGAGTTTAAAGAAAATATCACCCCTAAAATAACAAATACCGTTGAAGACAGCTATTCTGAACAAATAAAACGTAATTCTAAACATCAGGAAGAACGCAATCAACTGAACTCGGATTTTAATACAATTGCCAGAAAAGAAGACAGAGTTACTTCGGACATACCTTTAACAAAAAAAGAAGACGATAAGTTGGAGAAAATCTTCTCCGATATTAAAGAAAAAGAAGAAAAAACAAAAGAAAAACTGGTAGAAGATATTGACGTAAGAGAGTTGGAATCTATAGAAGATCGTCGTGAAAAATTAAAATATACAAGTGTTGATGATGTATTGGAAGGCTCAGAGGATTTGTTTGAAGATGATATTGATCGTACCAGCAAAAAAACTATTGGTGAAAATTTTGAAAAAGAAAATCAGCTGCCTACTGAAGATGTAATGAATTTTAGAAAAGATGTTTACCAAAAAAATGAAGAAGAACCGGAAAAAACTGAACTGGATAATTTAATTATTAGTGAAAACATAGATTTGGCTAATAAGAAAACAAAAACTCTTTCAGAAATTGAAAAATTAAATTCTAATTTAGCAGAATTGAAAAAAGAAAATACGGTTGAAGTAAGTGATACTAAAAAACAAATTTCAGATGAAGAACTTATTCAAAGGGCTGCTCATATAGAAGATATTGAAATCGAAGATTATGATGAAATAAAAAATTCTTCTAAAGATATTTTAGCGGATTATAGCGATTATCATTTGGACGAAGATGAAATAAAAGAACTTCAAAAACAAAATAAAATTGAAACTTACGCCGATGATATGGATATTGACAGTCTAACACGTGAAGTGGCACCGAGTGTGAAGAGTGTTAATCTAAACAACGATATTGATAAATTTGTTGAGGAAAAAACAATGCCGGCGAAAGTAAAAGTTTCTACAGCTGAACAAACCGAAACGGTAGAACAAACCGAGGATAAGGAAAATAAAGAGGAGGATATTGAACGTGGTATTGAATATACCGAAAAACTTTACAGTAATGAAGTGGATGATTATTTTAAAAAATCTAAAGGTTATACTTTAGGGGAATATAAAACTGTAGATAGAGGCTATAGACCTGTTAGTAAGGAAAAAATCGAAAATAATCAAAAAATACTGGAGGCTATTTTTGAAAAATGTTCTTCTAATAATCTGACACCTTCAAAAAAATCGGTGACCGCTACAATAATGGAAACAAATACTATTACTCCTAAGGCTCCGGTAGGAAAATTTAAACCTACACCTGTCTATTCTTCTGTGTATGGATCAGGTCCTAGAAATATTGTTAATAGTAATTCTACCAAAAAAACGACAAAATCCAAATTATCTCAAAAAAAAGAAGAAAAATCAAAATTAACGGATGCGAATCTTTATAAAGAAATTGCTTCTCAAGAAGAAACTGTTTGGAATATCGGATCAGCAAAGCGTGTTCCAAAAAATAAAGTAAAAAACAAAAAAACAAAAAAATAACTTTTCCAATTTTAAGTGATTGACCTGAAAACCGGGAATCTAATGAATTGTACGGATACGACTTAAAAATCAATTTCTAATGAAATTACGATTTTTAAGTCGTTTCTTTTTTTATTTTTGAGAATTTTTTATTTTTAGTACGATATATATAATGTCAGAGGCCAAAGACACAAAATATATTTTAAATAAAAGGAGATTTTAAAAATGAAAACACTTAAAAAAACTTTGCACCTTAACTATTCAGTTCCAAAAGGTGAGAAAACTGTTCAAAAAAGTTACAACTTTGAAGCAAATACAAATATTGAAGATTCAGTGCTTAAAGAAGTAGGGGATGAACTTTCTAAATTAGTTGAAAAAAATATTGAGAATGTATCGCTTACTACCACTGCACTAATATAATATAAAGGAGATTTATTATGGAAAAAACATTAATTTTAGATTTTATTACTGAAGACAAAAAAAGTTATCGTGTAAATATTAATCACCCTAAAGATAATTTGAATAAAGCTGCTGTTGAACCTGTAGCACAAAAAATTATTGACAGCAAAGTGTTTAATAGCGATAAACGTGTTCTTACTTCTTTAAAAAAAGTTGCTTATGTAACTCGTGAAGAAGCGGTCTTAGAGTAGTAGGGAGGTTGGTGTGGCAAACGTCACACCTTTTTTATTATGGATATATTAAATTTTATTAATACTGTCGGTTTTCCGATTTTTGTTGCTGTATTTTTCTTGGTTAAGCTTGATAAAACTTTACAAAATATTGGCAACAATGTCGATGAACTCACTAATATTATTAAAGAAAAATTGCTTTCTAAGGGGGAATAAGTATGGCAACAAAAGAAGAAATGATTAATTGGGCGAAAGATTGCGTTTATCGTTGGATTGATATTGACGGTTATTATGGAGCGCAATGTGTTGATTTAACTATGGCTTATACTAAAATATTCGGTGGATACCAAATGTACGGTAATGCCCTTGATTATTTAAAAAATCCTATTCCTAAAAATTGGATAAGGTACTCTGCAAAAGAAGAAAAAATTGCTGCCGGAGATATTGCTATTTGGCAATGGAGTGCTAATGATATTTTTGGGCACGTCGGTATTGTAATTTCTGTCAATAATAACCTTATAACCTCAGTTGAACAAAATGTTGACGGCACGCCGGAACGTGGCGGAGTTGCTAGAATTAAAACTCGAGATAATGCTCATTTGGTAGGTTTTATACGCCCGTTTTATGACGAAAGTCGTAACTGGGAATTAAAAAGAAAATGGAAAATTTACTGTTCTTGTTACTTCTATTAATGTTCGGGTTAAACCCAGCGTTACAGCAAAAATAGTAGATAATTATTCGCAAGGAGAAATTATTTATTATGACAACTATGTTATTAATGAAGGATTTATCTGGATTAGTTATATTTCTTTTGGCGGAGAACGTCATTATGTAGCAACCGGAACACATGATGGAAACAAATGTACCAGTAGCTGGGGTGAATTTAAAGAACAATAAAAATTAGTGGAATTTTTTGAAAACAGCTAATTTGATAACGTAAAAACCAAGATTAGAGAAATGTATAATTCTCAAAATCTTGGTTTTTATTTTCTATTTTTCTGTTTTTTTACCGTAACTTAATGAAACTATTAATAATACCGCCCCTAATATTGAAGCTATTATTAAAGCCAGCAAGTACATCTGCCAATTACTTACCGCTCCGGCAATTATAGCAAAAATACCTCCGTGTGGTGCTTTTGATACTGCACCGAATGTCATACTTAATGCTCCCGCTACTCCACTGGAAATAAACAATGGTGGAATAACACGCGCCGGATTGCTTGCTGCAAACGGTATTGCTCCTTCAGTGATAAACGATAAGCCAATTACATAGTTTACCAATGCACCGCTACGTTGTGATGTTGGCCAAATATTTTTATTAATTGTCGCTGAGACTGCTATCGCTAACGGCGGAACCATACCACCTATCATTACAGCTGCCATTACATCACTGCCTGCCGTACCAGCTGCTGTTACCAGTGCTGTTCCTGTTACATAAGATGCTTTATTGATAGGACCACCCATATCTATAGCCATCATTGATGCTACAACAAATCCCAGAACAAATTTTCCACTACCGTTAAGACTTTCGATAAAGTGTTTCAAACCTTCCATAACGCTTGCCATCGGTGCGTTGATTACATAGATCATTAATAATCCCATAATAAGTGACCCGAGAATTGGGAATAAGAAGATAGGTTTAATACCGTCTAATGAACGAGGCATCCAGCTAAACGCCGCTTTTAATACTTGGATAATACCGCCTGCTAAGAACCCGGCAACCAATGCACCTAAAAATCCTGACGGCATATAAGCTAATAAATCAGATTTTAATCCTAAAATACTTGGGTCTGCCAATATACCGCCGATCATACCTACGATAAATCCGGGTCTATCCGCAATACTGCGTCCGATAAATCCTGCTAATATCGGTAACATCATACTAAATGAAATTTTACCGAAATAGAATAATACTTCTGCTACTTTGTTATATGATGGGTCTTTCGGATCAAAAGCATTAATTCCCCAGAAGAATGATAAAGCGATTAGTATACCACCTGCAACAACAAACGGTAACATATTACTAACACCTTCCATTAGGTGTTTGTAGGCTTTACGCCAAACTGTTTCATCACCGGTATTATCCGGTATTTTTTCATTTGCTCCGTCATGAATGTAAATAGGTGCTTCACCGTCTAAAATTGTTTGAATTAATTCCTGCGGTTTGTTAATTCCATCTGCTACTTTTGTTATAATAGTCGGTTTACCTGCAAAACGTGCTGTTTCAACTTTTTTATCCGCAGCTACAATAACGCCTGTTGCACGATTAATATCATCTTTTGTCAATTTGTTTTCAATACCGATTTGACCGTTCGTTTCAACTTTAACTTCCAATCCCATCTCTTTTGCTGTTTCTTTAATTTTTTCAGCTGCCATAAATGTATGAGCAATACCTGTAGGACATGCTGTTACAGCGATAATATAAGTTTTTTT
Coding sequences within:
- the ytpR gene encoding YtpR family tRNA-binding protein; this translates as MLFFYNKKMLGETLLITIKNEDRVTFENKKNITLIRDKDNILVGLNIFNVENLKLSGEGSIDLTDEQKEKLQASLEKNGIKIDSEGNNDDYFVVGEVLTKEKHPDADKLSVTTVKVSDTEVLQIVCGAPNVDVGQKVVVSLIGAMLPSGLLIKKSKLRGVESDGMLCSRRELGLSYEEGVKGILILDKNTEVGTRFKDLNLK
- a CDS encoding V-type ATP synthase subunit I domain-containing protein, producing MVNWKKWFSEEDEDTVFEEKKVKEDNEFDIEFADDEGEIFSKNYDTSSDKDAGEDDLYLEDYEVLEDNEDGHIRAEKKVGFFDKLKNLFSTKDQVGYDDEDETLLEEFDDIKKDEKTEDYKTYLERQKKETTQSDNDIQTEEDDVQEQGGFLNSLKKLKDKLFAVSDKDIEKEELDTILDDFEEENNKAKDVEQETFEEEFETVQKDVDNSEVIPEHFNESEKTDTQNLNSTLRKLGVDDVEIKDVDIFADKTERRTHPTLAAVRTKRLKQDHQMDNLSNDLILEKDSKEFKENITPKITNTVEDSYSEQIKRNSKHQEERNQLNSDFNTIARKEDRVTSDIPLTKKEDDKLEKIFSDIKEKEEKTKEKLVEDIDVRELESIEDRREKLKYTSVDDVLEGSEDLFEDDIDRTSKKTIGENFEKENQLPTEDVMNFRKDVYQKNEEEPEKTELDNLIISENIDLANKKTKTLSEIEKLNSNLAELKKENTVEVSDTKKQISDEELIQRAAHIEDIEIEDYDEIKNSSKDILADYSDYHLDEDEIKELQKQNKIETYADDMDIDSLTREVAPSVKSVNLNNDIDKFVEEKTMPAKVKVSTAEQTETVEQTEDKENKEEDIERGIEYTEKLYSNEVDDYFKKSKGYTLGEYKTVDRGYRPVSKEKIENNQKILEAIFEKCSSNNLTPSKKSVTATIMETNTITPKAPVGKFKPTPVYSSVYGSGPRNIVNSNSTKKTTKSKLSQKKEEKSKLTDANLYKEIASQEETVWNIGSAKRVPKNKVKNKKTKK
- a CDS encoding DUF2922 domain-containing protein, whose amino-acid sequence is MEKTLILDFITEDKKSYRVNINHPKDNLNKAAVEPVAQKIIDSKVFNSDKRVLTSLKKVAYVTREEAVLE
- a CDS encoding YvrJ family protein; the protein is MDILNFINTVGFPIFVAVFFLVKLDKTLQNIGNNVDELTNIIKEKLLSKGE
- a CDS encoding CHAP domain-containing protein — encoded protein: MATKEEMINWAKDCVYRWIDIDGYYGAQCVDLTMAYTKIFGGYQMYGNALDYLKNPIPKNWIRYSAKEEKIAAGDIAIWQWSANDIFGHVGIVISVNNNLITSVEQNVDGTPERGGVARIKTRDNAHLVGFIRPFYDESRNWELKRKWKIYCSCYFY
- a CDS encoding SH3 domain-containing protein, coding for MNVRVKPSVTAKIVDNYSQGEIIYYDNYVINEGFIWISYISFGGERHYVATGTHDGNKCTSSWGEFKEQ
- a CDS encoding PTS fructose transporter subunit IIC, producing the protein MAAEKIKETAKEMGLEVKVETNGQIGIENKLTKDDINRATGVIVAADKKVETARFAGKPTIITKVADGINKPQELIQTILDGEAPIYIHDGANEKIPDNTGDETVWRKAYKHLMEGVSNMLPFVVAGGILIALSFFWGINAFDPKDPSYNKVAEVLFYFGKISFSMMLPILAGFIGRSIADRPGFIVGMIGGILADPSILGLKSDLLAYMPSGFLGALVAGFLAGGIIQVLKAAFSWMPRSLDGIKPIFLFPILGSLIMGLLMIYVINAPMASVMEGLKHFIESLNGSGKFVLGFVVASMMAIDMGGPINKASYVTGTALVTAAGTAGSDVMAAVMIGGMVPPLAIAVSATINKNIWPTSQRSGALVNYVIGLSFITEGAIPFAASNPARVIPPLFISSGVAGALSMTFGAVSKAPHGGIFAIIAGAVSNWQMYLLALIIASILGAVLLIVSLSYGKKTEK